Proteins from a single region of Nocardiopsis dassonvillei subsp. dassonvillei DSM 43111:
- a CDS encoding PH domain-containing protein: MDGHGEHHGPPDPAGPDDHGGWVAPGSGPAHSDRGAEEAADPRAPWSPGSHATRGSGPEASWSPGAHTPTGSGAHAFQDPGAHALPGPETPPEPGRERPDGPRDWWGGQDGGGAEAFGAERARRLSPRSVVVGPINQLRGLLVPIIAGLVLGGFNAWVLAATGATVVALLVGGIVTWRTTRYEVAGDRLEIRRGLLRRSQRTIPLERVRGVDVTSTLLHRLLGVAVVHVEAAAGSAGATEDGKLDAVSAGEADRLRRVLLHRRAVLTGRGTGAVASPAEPGGPGTGEGAPEPGGTPGAPGGDDTVTHFAMPRSWYLYGTLSLGYLLTPFAVLATLFGMVQQTAGELATDYFVDWVTTSDHNLILLSAALFAGALVLLMPVFAVVSYALTHWGFTLRERDGSLVAERGLLTRRSVTLEKRRIRGYELLDNPLERLRGAVRLRAIVTGLGDTANRAVLLPIGPRAVVEDVVDRALARYRGGLNRHPRAALYRRLTRSSGPFVLLLAVALAVDAAWLAWAAGVLAVLGAPLGVDRYRSLGHGHDGERVSVRSGSLRRSQATVEHSAVIGWTWTQTLFQRPSSLADLQVTVGAGAGGYTAQDASFEESVAFAARVTPEMVRPFLIDPRDAGPDGGGVRPDPRGPERT; this comes from the coding sequence ATGGACGGACACGGCGAACACCACGGCCCGCCGGACCCGGCCGGGCCCGACGACCACGGCGGCTGGGTCGCCCCCGGAAGCGGCCCCGCGCACTCGGACCGGGGTGCGGAGGAGGCCGCCGACCCCCGGGCTCCCTGGAGCCCCGGCTCCCACGCGACCCGGGGCTCAGGGCCCGAAGCGTCCTGGAGCCCCGGCGCCCACACGCCCACGGGCTCCGGCGCCCACGCCTTCCAGGACCCGGGCGCCCACGCGCTCCCCGGCCCCGAGACACCCCCGGAGCCCGGACGGGAGCGTCCCGACGGCCCCCGCGACTGGTGGGGCGGGCAGGACGGCGGGGGCGCGGAGGCCTTCGGCGCCGAGCGCGCCCGCCGCCTCAGCCCCCGCAGCGTGGTCGTGGGCCCCATCAACCAGCTCAGGGGGCTCCTGGTGCCGATCATCGCCGGGCTGGTGCTCGGCGGGTTCAACGCCTGGGTGCTCGCCGCCACGGGAGCGACCGTCGTGGCCCTGCTCGTGGGCGGGATCGTCACCTGGCGCACCACCCGTTACGAGGTCGCCGGGGACCGGCTGGAGATCCGTCGGGGCCTGCTCCGCCGCTCCCAGCGCACCATCCCGCTGGAGCGGGTGCGTGGCGTGGACGTCACCAGCACCCTGCTGCACCGGCTGCTGGGCGTGGCCGTGGTCCACGTCGAGGCCGCCGCGGGCTCCGCGGGCGCAACCGAGGACGGCAAGCTCGACGCCGTGTCGGCGGGCGAGGCAGACCGCCTGCGCCGGGTGCTGCTGCACCGCAGGGCGGTGCTCACCGGTCGCGGGACCGGGGCCGTCGCGTCACCCGCCGAGCCGGGCGGGCCCGGCACGGGCGAGGGCGCCCCGGAACCCGGGGGGACGCCCGGGGCCCCCGGGGGCGACGACACCGTCACCCACTTCGCCATGCCCCGCTCGTGGTACCTGTACGGGACGCTGAGCCTGGGGTACCTGCTCACCCCGTTCGCGGTCCTGGCCACCCTGTTCGGGATGGTCCAGCAGACCGCGGGGGAACTGGCCACCGACTACTTCGTGGACTGGGTGACCACCTCCGACCACAACCTGATCCTGCTGTCCGCGGCCCTCTTCGCCGGTGCGCTGGTGCTCCTGATGCCGGTGTTCGCGGTGGTCTCCTACGCGCTCACCCACTGGGGCTTCACCCTCAGGGAACGCGACGGCTCCCTGGTCGCCGAGCGGGGACTGCTCACCCGGCGCAGCGTGACGCTGGAGAAGCGCCGCATCCGCGGGTACGAGCTCCTGGACAACCCCCTCGAACGCCTGCGCGGGGCGGTGCGCCTGCGGGCCATCGTCACCGGGCTGGGCGACACCGCCAACCGCGCGGTGCTGCTGCCGATCGGGCCCCGCGCGGTGGTCGAGGACGTCGTGGACCGCGCGCTGGCCCGGTACCGGGGCGGCCTGAACCGGCATCCGCGCGCCGCCCTGTACCGCCGTCTGACCCGTTCCTCGGGGCCTTTCGTGCTGCTCCTGGCGGTCGCCCTGGCCGTGGACGCGGCGTGGCTGGCCTGGGCGGCCGGAGTCCTGGCGGTGCTGGGCGCGCCCCTGGGCGTGGACCGGTACCGCTCCCTGGGCCACGGCCACGACGGCGAGCGGGTGAGCGTGCGCTCGGGCTCGCTGCGCCGCTCCCAGGCGACGGTGGAGCACTCGGCGGTGATCGGCTGGACCTGGACCCAGACCCTCTTCCAGCGCCCGTCCTCGCTGGCCGACCTCCAGGTCACGGTCGGCGCGGGCGCGGGCGGCTACACCGCGCAGGACGCCTCGTTCGAGGAGTCGGTGGCCTTCGCCGCCCGGGTCACCCCCGAGATGGTGCGCCCCTTCCTCATCGACCCGCGGGACGCGGGGCCGGACGGCGGGGGCGTGCGGCCGGACCCGCGCGGACCGGAGCGGACGTGA
- a CDS encoding PH domain-containing protein: MDTPATPGPQEPPRPSGHEATARLRPPLRRVSGRAIGVWTLRLMFASVVVLLMLSAVAWAASSLDWAWIPPWARDNAWLLPGVYALYALVRIAVVPSWRYRVHRWEVAGDVIYTRAGWVSRSWQLVPVNRLQTVDHTQGWLERLFGVATLEVQTASYAGSSTIEGLDAEEARLLSEELAVRAGTLRDDAT, from the coding sequence ATGGACACCCCCGCAACCCCCGGCCCCCAGGAGCCGCCGCGACCCTCCGGGCACGAGGCGACCGCGCGGCTGCGTCCGCCGCTGCGCCGCGTGAGCGGCCGGGCGATCGGTGTGTGGACCCTGCGCCTGATGTTCGCCAGCGTGGTCGTCCTGCTCATGCTGTCGGCGGTCGCCTGGGCGGCCTCGTCGCTGGACTGGGCGTGGATCCCCCCGTGGGCGAGGGACAACGCCTGGCTGCTGCCGGGGGTCTACGCGCTCTACGCCCTGGTCAGGATCGCCGTCGTCCCCTCGTGGAGGTACCGGGTGCACCGCTGGGAGGTGGCCGGGGACGTCATCTACACCCGGGCGGGCTGGGTCAGCCGCTCCTGGCAGCTGGTCCCGGTCAACCGCCTGCAGACGGTGGACCACACGCAGGGGTGGCTGGAGCGCCTGTTCGGCGTGGCGACGCTGGAGGTGCAGACCGCCTCCTACGCCGGGTCGTCCACGATCGAGGGGCTGGACGCCGAGGAGGCGCGCCTGCTGAGCGAGGAACTGGCCGTGCGCGCCGGTACGCTGCGGGACGACGCGACCTGA
- a CDS encoding RNA-guided endonuclease InsQ/TnpB family protein, with amino-acid sequence MTRKSVKRAFRYRFYPSDAQAAELSRTFGCVRLVYNRALAERTAAWHTEQRRLSYIDSSAALTAWKRTEELSFLTEVSCVPLQQTLRHLHTAFRNFFDKRARYPRFKSKKTSRASAEYTRSAFRYRDGRLTLAKMTEPLDIVWSRPLPADARPSTVTVSRDAAGRWFVSLLCEDTVESAPAANDAVGVDMGVTSLVVLSTGEKVANPRHERRDRARLAKAQRALARKAKGSANRGRARRKVARVHARITDRRRDFLYKLSTRLVRENQAVVIEDLAVRNLVKNRGLARAISDVAWRELRSMLEYKARWYGRDLVVVDRFFPSSKACSTPGCGYVHVSLPLRVREWRCPQCGTTHDRDVNAANNLRAAGLAASACGAGVRPQRKSSRTGRPAMKQEGHGVTRDEAVASNHR; translated from the coding sequence ATGACCAGGAAGAGCGTGAAGCGGGCGTTTCGGTACCGCTTCTATCCGAGTGATGCGCAGGCGGCTGAGCTGTCGCGCACGTTCGGGTGCGTGCGCCTGGTCTACAACCGCGCTCTGGCCGAACGCACCGCCGCCTGGCACACCGAACAGCGGCGGCTCTCCTACATCGACTCCTCCGCGGCGCTGACCGCGTGGAAGAGGACCGAGGAGCTGTCCTTCCTCACCGAGGTCTCCTGCGTCCCGCTCCAGCAGACGCTGCGCCACCTGCACACGGCCTTTCGCAACTTCTTCGACAAGCGTGCGCGGTACCCGCGGTTCAAGTCGAAGAAGACCTCGCGCGCCAGCGCGGAGTACACCCGGTCCGCGTTCCGCTACCGCGACGGCCGCCTGACCCTGGCCAAGATGACCGAACCCCTGGACATCGTGTGGTCGCGGCCCTTGCCCGCAGACGCACGGCCGTCCACGGTGACGGTCTCGCGCGATGCGGCCGGGCGCTGGTTCGTCTCGTTGCTGTGCGAGGACACCGTCGAGTCGGCTCCGGCCGCCAACGACGCGGTGGGTGTGGACATGGGTGTGACCTCGCTGGTGGTGTTGTCCACGGGGGAGAAGGTGGCCAACCCCCGCCACGAGCGACGCGACCGCGCCAGGCTGGCCAAGGCCCAGCGAGCGCTGGCCCGTAAGGCCAAGGGCAGCGCGAACCGGGGCAGGGCCCGGCGGAAGGTGGCGCGGGTGCACGCCCGCATCACCGACCGCAGGCGCGACTTTTTGTACAAGCTCTCCACTCGACTCGTCCGCGAGAACCAAGCGGTCGTGATCGAGGACCTGGCAGTACGCAACCTGGTCAAGAACCGCGGGCTCGCCCGGGCGATCTCGGATGTGGCCTGGCGTGAACTCCGGTCCATGTTGGAGTACAAGGCGCGGTGGTATGGGCGGGATCTGGTCGTGGTGGACCGGTTCTTTCCTTCCTCCAAGGCGTGCTCGACGCCCGGCTGCGGCTACGTGCATGTGTCGTTGCCGCTGCGCGTGCGGGAGTGGAGGTGCCCCCAGTGCGGCACCACCCATGACCGCGATGTGAACGCTGCGAATAACCTCAGGGCCGCCGGGCTGGCGGCATCTGCCTGCGGAGCTGGTGTGAGACCTCAACGGAAGTCCTCCCGGACGGGGCGACCGGCAATGAAACAGGAAGGTCACGGGGTGACCCGTGACGAGGCTGTGGCCTCGAACCACCGGTAG
- a CDS encoding daunorubicin resistance protein DrrA family ABC transporter ATP-binding protein produces MTDAIRAEGLVKQFKGKRALDGVDLRARTGAVLGVLGPNGSGKTTTVRILATLLRPDGGHAEVGGFDVARQPHEVRRLIGLTGQYAAVDADLTGTQNLVLIARLLGFDRAGARARSAELMERFELSDAAGRPAKTYSGGMRRRLDLAASLVGRPSLLYLDEPTTGLDPHSRNGLWDVVRGLVDDGVTVLLTTQYLEEADQLADDLMVLDHGRVISEGTPEELKSRAGNQVLEVRTVETGQLSLATGIIEAVTSTPVTSDGLLASVPVTDSAVLPEVVRRLDEQGVAVAELSLRKPSLDEVFLALTGHAAEEEAPRGAVDEGTRA; encoded by the coding sequence ATGACTGACGCCATCCGCGCGGAGGGCCTGGTCAAGCAGTTCAAGGGCAAACGGGCCCTGGACGGCGTGGACCTGAGGGCCAGGACGGGGGCCGTGCTGGGCGTCCTGGGACCCAACGGCTCCGGGAAGACCACGACGGTGCGCATCCTGGCGACCCTGCTGCGCCCCGACGGGGGGCACGCCGAGGTGGGCGGCTTCGACGTGGCGCGCCAACCCCACGAGGTGCGCCGCCTGATCGGGCTGACCGGCCAGTACGCGGCGGTCGACGCCGACCTGACCGGAACCCAGAACCTCGTGCTGATCGCCCGGCTGCTGGGCTTCGACCGGGCCGGGGCGCGGGCGCGCTCGGCGGAGCTGATGGAGCGCTTCGAGCTCTCCGACGCCGCCGGCCGCCCCGCCAAGACCTACTCGGGCGGCATGCGCCGACGGCTGGACCTGGCCGCGAGCCTGGTCGGCCGCCCGTCGCTGCTGTATCTGGACGAGCCGACCACCGGCCTGGACCCGCACAGCCGCAACGGGCTGTGGGACGTGGTGCGCGGCCTGGTCGACGACGGCGTGACCGTCCTGCTCACCACCCAGTACCTGGAGGAGGCCGACCAGCTGGCCGACGACCTCATGGTGCTCGACCACGGCCGGGTGATCAGCGAGGGCACGCCCGAGGAGCTCAAGAGCCGGGCGGGCAACCAGGTGCTGGAGGTGCGCACCGTCGAGACCGGACAGCTGTCCCTGGCCACCGGGATCATCGAGGCGGTCACCAGCACGCCGGTGACCTCCGACGGGCTGCTGGCCAGCGTCCCGGTCACCGACTCGGCGGTCCTGCCCGAGGTGGTGCGCCGCCTGGACGAGCAGGGCGTGGCCGTCGCCGAACTGTCACTGCGCAAGCCCAGCCTGGACGAGGTCTTCCTCGCCCTGACCGGGCACGCCGCCGAGGAGGAGGCCCCCCGGGGGGCCGTTGACGAAGGGACACGAGCTTGA
- a CDS encoding ABC transporter permease: protein MSAVTTRTPSARPDDAPTTPKRISPLITVRNGLQLAWRSVLKIKANPEEVFGLMLQPVMFVTLFVFVFGQAMMGDWQSYRDFLMPGIIAQSVIFATLGTGFSLSEDVEKGIFDRFRSLPIARSAPLTGAILGDLVRYSITVVMVLVVGMAIGFRPEGGVVGVVAAAALVLLFAFALCWMSAFIGMIVRTPMAVQAFGMILMFPLTFSSSAFVSPDDMPSWLRVVAANNPVTHVVDAMRALMLGSGEATGPVLWTVVWAAIITAVFFPLAVWAYRRRT, encoded by the coding sequence TTGAGCGCCGTGACGACCCGGACGCCGTCGGCGCGGCCGGATGACGCGCCGACCACCCCGAAGCGGATCAGTCCGCTGATCACCGTGCGCAACGGCCTGCAACTGGCCTGGCGCAGCGTACTGAAGATCAAGGCCAACCCCGAAGAGGTCTTCGGGTTGATGTTGCAGCCGGTCATGTTCGTGACCCTGTTCGTCTTCGTCTTCGGACAGGCGATGATGGGCGACTGGCAGTCCTACCGCGACTTCCTGATGCCCGGCATCATCGCCCAGTCGGTCATCTTCGCCACGCTGGGCACCGGCTTCTCCCTCAGCGAGGACGTGGAGAAGGGCATCTTCGACCGGTTCCGGTCGCTGCCCATCGCCCGCTCGGCCCCGCTGACGGGCGCCATCCTCGGCGACCTGGTCCGGTACTCGATCACCGTGGTGATGGTGCTGGTGGTGGGCATGGCCATCGGGTTCCGCCCCGAGGGCGGCGTGGTGGGCGTGGTCGCGGCGGCCGCCCTGGTGCTGCTGTTCGCGTTCGCCCTGTGCTGGATGTCGGCCTTCATCGGCATGATCGTGCGCACCCCGATGGCGGTGCAGGCGTTCGGGATGATCCTGATGTTCCCGCTGACCTTCAGCAGCTCGGCGTTCGTCAGCCCCGACGACATGCCCAGTTGGCTGCGGGTGGTGGCCGCCAACAACCCGGTCACCCACGTCGTGGACGCCATGCGCGCCCTGATGCTGGGTTCGGGCGAGGCCACCGGTCCGGTGCTGTGGACCGTGGTGTGGGCCGCGATCATCACCGCGGTCTTCTTCCCGCTGGCGGTGTGGGCCTACCGGCGCCGCACCTGA
- a CDS encoding AfsR/SARP family transcriptional regulator: protein MRFSILGPLAVHDATGRPVAIGGARLRTLLTLLLLRPGQRIANDELTDAVWAGSPPAAAGNALQALVSRLRRALGEGARIDGDASGYRLAVEPGQVDLAEFESLVRRGRAGLVAGRAADAARDLGEALALWRGPALSDLTAHGLAEDTALRLAETRRAALEDRLTALADLGLYAEVLPEAEALCRSEPHREGPLALLVRALAATGRTADALAAYERFRSHLADELGLDPSPQLRDLHLRLLRGELDASPAAAPSAPPPAPAPPLRLPASLTSFVPRDTEVDTAVDLLIRERLVTLLGPGGAGKTRLAIESASALAARAPSLLSRGGWFVELASRAAADVPQALASALELREHAVLQARSAAPNAPAALVPLLERVVSFVGDRHVLLVLDNCEHIVEEVASAVATLLARCPGLRILATSREPLGVPGEQLLTVPSLDMPPEGASADRAAACSSVVLFAERAAAVRPGFRVTPDNAAHVVRVVRELDGLPLALELAAARLRSMSTAQLADRLRDRFRLLTGGARSTLPRHRTLRAVVDWSWDLLDEPERRLLRRLSIFAGGATLEAVERVCADPGTEGEIGGHDAWTVLFALVDKSLVIAENPDRDDTPPRYRQLETVRAYAAERLASSGEEERVRDAHARHVRDLWRWADPLLRGPRQGELLARLAAEADNCGAAVRWAVERRDAGLALDLVECTQWYWTLCGSWRQLHQWAVDVLDMVGDRVPEGRAVAYASCLFQRADTTTDHESVLERIREVEAVLEEAGQRAEEHPMLVYGLVYRALLEGTTGAAHERLAAAADQADPWMRALVGVLLSLFDAVNGRTGRSMERANAALEQFRACGDTWGECQALVQAVDLYRFEDLDRCRDLLTLGVRRTEEAGLEALDWMFRVRRAQVLTDLGDLEAAREDLRGLLGSERPVEKEQMVLLRLAEGQWLREAGEPDAAREVLDRAGEDLKGLGGFSPVYVEAGWRTLYTTVAWRAGDTGEAWEHARRAWRLADHGLGPVCAEVLDTFAVMAVGHDPRRGAWLLACAEVLRGMPDTATPLVVRARESARRELGGREYDLVLAGVRDVGADRIRGLVDAWLAEGAPGGAERP, encoded by the coding sequence GTGCGGTTCTCCATCCTCGGGCCCCTGGCGGTCCACGACGCGACCGGGCGACCCGTCGCCATCGGCGGTGCGCGCCTGCGCACGCTGCTCACCCTCCTCCTGCTCCGGCCCGGCCAGCGGATCGCCAACGACGAGCTCACCGACGCCGTCTGGGCGGGGAGCCCGCCCGCTGCGGCGGGCAATGCCCTCCAGGCCCTGGTCTCCCGCCTGCGCCGCGCGCTGGGCGAGGGCGCGCGCATCGACGGGGACGCGTCGGGGTACCGGTTGGCGGTCGAGCCCGGCCAGGTGGACCTGGCCGAGTTCGAGTCCCTGGTCAGGCGGGGGCGGGCCGGGCTCGTCGCGGGCAGGGCCGCCGACGCCGCCCGCGACCTGGGCGAGGCCCTCGCCCTGTGGCGCGGACCGGCCCTGTCGGACCTGACCGCGCACGGTCTGGCCGAGGACACGGCGCTGCGCCTGGCCGAGACCCGCCGAGCGGCCCTGGAGGACCGCCTGACCGCCCTGGCCGACCTCGGGCTGTACGCCGAGGTCCTGCCCGAGGCGGAGGCCCTGTGCCGAAGCGAGCCGCACCGCGAGGGCCCCCTCGCGCTCCTCGTGCGCGCGCTGGCCGCCACCGGCCGCACGGCCGACGCCCTGGCCGCCTACGAGCGCTTCCGCTCCCACCTGGCCGACGAGCTGGGCCTGGACCCCTCGCCCCAGCTGCGCGACCTGCACCTGAGGCTGCTGCGCGGCGAACTCGACGCGTCCCCTGCCGCCGCGCCCTCCGCCCCGCCCCCGGCTCCGGCCCCGCCCCTGCGCCTGCCCGCCTCCCTGACCAGCTTCGTGCCGCGCGACACCGAGGTGGACACCGCCGTCGACCTGCTCATCCGCGAACGCCTGGTCACCCTGCTGGGCCCCGGCGGCGCGGGCAAGACCCGCCTGGCGATCGAGAGCGCCTCCGCGCTGGCCGCGCGGGCTCCCTCCCTGCTCTCCCGCGGCGGCTGGTTCGTCGAACTCGCCTCCAGGGCGGCCGCGGACGTCCCCCAGGCACTGGCCTCCGCGCTGGAGCTGCGCGAGCACGCCGTGCTCCAGGCGCGCTCCGCGGCCCCCAACGCCCCCGCCGCCCTCGTTCCGCTCCTGGAACGGGTGGTCTCCTTCGTCGGCGACCGCCACGTCCTCCTCGTCCTGGACAACTGCGAGCACATCGTCGAGGAGGTCGCCTCCGCCGTGGCGACGCTGCTGGCCCGCTGCCCCGGCCTGCGGATCCTGGCCACCTCCCGCGAACCCCTGGGGGTGCCCGGCGAACAGCTCCTGACCGTCCCCTCCCTGGACATGCCGCCCGAGGGGGCCTCCGCCGACCGGGCCGCCGCCTGCTCCTCGGTCGTCCTGTTCGCCGAACGCGCCGCCGCCGTGCGTCCGGGCTTTCGCGTCACCCCCGACAACGCCGCCCACGTCGTCCGCGTCGTCCGCGAGCTGGACGGCCTGCCGCTGGCCCTGGAGCTGGCCGCCGCGCGCCTGCGCTCCATGAGCACCGCCCAGCTCGCCGACCGGCTCCGCGACCGCTTCCGGCTCCTCACCGGGGGCGCCCGGTCGACGCTGCCGCGCCACCGCACCCTGCGCGCCGTCGTCGACTGGAGCTGGGACCTGCTCGACGAACCCGAGCGCCGCCTGCTGCGCCGCCTGTCGATCTTCGCCGGGGGAGCCACCCTGGAGGCCGTCGAACGGGTCTGCGCCGACCCCGGCACCGAGGGGGAGATCGGCGGCCACGACGCGTGGACCGTCCTGTTCGCCCTGGTCGACAAGTCCCTGGTGATCGCCGAGAACCCCGACCGTGACGACACCCCGCCCCGCTACCGGCAGCTGGAGACCGTGCGTGCCTACGCCGCCGAACGCCTGGCGAGCAGCGGGGAGGAGGAGCGCGTGCGCGACGCGCACGCCCGCCACGTCCGCGACCTGTGGCGCTGGGCCGACCCGCTGCTGCGCGGCCCGCGCCAGGGGGAGCTGCTCGCCCGGCTGGCCGCGGAGGCCGACAACTGCGGCGCCGCCGTGCGCTGGGCCGTCGAGCGGCGCGACGCCGGACTGGCCCTGGACCTGGTCGAGTGCACCCAGTGGTACTGGACCCTGTGCGGCTCCTGGCGCCAGCTCCACCAGTGGGCCGTGGACGTCCTGGACATGGTCGGCGACCGGGTGCCCGAGGGGCGCGCCGTGGCCTACGCCAGCTGCCTGTTCCAGCGGGCCGACACGACCACCGACCACGAGTCGGTGCTGGAGCGCATACGCGAGGTCGAGGCCGTCCTGGAAGAGGCCGGACAGCGGGCCGAGGAGCACCCCATGCTCGTCTACGGCCTGGTGTACAGGGCGCTGCTGGAGGGGACGACCGGCGCCGCCCACGAACGCCTCGCCGCCGCGGCCGACCAGGCCGACCCGTGGATGCGGGCCCTCGTGGGGGTGCTGCTGTCGCTGTTCGACGCGGTCAACGGGCGCACCGGGCGGTCCATGGAGCGCGCGAACGCCGCCCTGGAGCAGTTCCGCGCGTGCGGCGACACCTGGGGCGAGTGCCAGGCGCTCGTCCAGGCCGTGGACCTGTACCGGTTCGAGGACCTCGACCGCTGCCGCGACCTGCTCACCCTCGGCGTGCGCAGGACCGAGGAGGCGGGGCTGGAGGCGCTGGACTGGATGTTCCGCGTCCGCCGGGCCCAGGTCCTCACCGACCTCGGCGACCTGGAGGCCGCGCGTGAGGACCTGCGGGGGCTCCTCGGCTCCGAGCGGCCCGTGGAGAAGGAACAGATGGTGCTGCTGCGCCTGGCCGAGGGCCAGTGGCTGCGGGAGGCGGGGGAGCCGGACGCGGCCCGCGAGGTCCTGGACCGGGCGGGCGAGGACCTCAAGGGCCTGGGCGGGTTCTCGCCCGTCTACGTGGAGGCGGGCTGGCGGACCCTGTACACGACCGTCGCCTGGAGGGCCGGTGACACCGGGGAGGCCTGGGAGCACGCCCGGCGCGCCTGGCGGCTGGCCGACCACGGCCTGGGCCCGGTGTGCGCGGAGGTCCTGGACACCTTCGCCGTGATGGCCGTCGGACACGACCCGAGGCGCGGCGCCTGGCTGCTGGCCTGCGCCGAGGTGCTGCGCGGCATGCCCGACACCGCCACGCCCCTCGTGGTGCGGGCCCGCGAGAGCGCGCGCCGGGAGCTGGGCGGACGGGAGTACGACCTCGTCCTCGCCGGGGTCCGGGATGTGGGCGCCGACCGGATCCGCGGGCTCGTGGACGCCTGGCTGGCCGAGGGCGCGCCCGGTGGCGCGGAGCGCCCCTGA
- a CDS encoding YbhB/YbcL family Raf kinase inhibitor-like protein, with translation MFPALPFPRTTGAPSAARPSPGTRAGAVAAGAVVALTTGCGILSPAQNGDMPDDINVTSPLMQEGEPLPAAYSCEGAAETTAEGGDDTGDSEDPAEAQQAYSPPLSWSGLPDEAGSIALVVDDPQVAQVFWVVYDLDPELVELRQNTVPADAKQGQNSIGESAYDPPCPEPDEAYEYRFTVYALRGPLDLPEGATLSASLEAIADQAVARGSLVTRSE, from the coding sequence TTGTTCCCGGCCCTCCCCTTCCCCCGGACCACCGGTGCGCCGAGTGCGGCCCGCCCGTCCCCCGGTACGCGCGCCGGCGCGGTGGCGGCCGGGGCCGTCGTGGCCCTGACCACGGGCTGCGGGATCCTCTCGCCCGCGCAGAACGGCGACATGCCCGACGACATCAACGTCACCAGCCCGCTGATGCAGGAGGGCGAGCCGCTCCCCGCGGCCTACTCCTGCGAGGGCGCGGCCGAGACCACCGCGGAGGGCGGGGACGACACGGGCGACTCCGAGGACCCCGCGGAGGCCCAGCAGGCGTACTCGCCGCCGCTGAGCTGGTCGGGGCTTCCCGACGAGGCCGGGTCGATCGCCCTGGTGGTGGACGATCCGCAGGTGGCGCAGGTGTTCTGGGTGGTCTACGACCTGGACCCCGAACTCGTCGAGCTGCGCCAGAACACCGTTCCGGCCGACGCCAAGCAGGGGCAGAACAGCATCGGCGAGTCCGCCTACGACCCGCCCTGCCCCGAGCCCGACGAGGCCTACGAGTACCGGTTCACCGTGTACGCCCTCCGGGGCCCGCTGGACCTGCCCGAGGGCGCGACGCTGAGCGCCTCGCTGGAGGCGATCGCGGACCAGGCCGTCGCACGCGGTTCGCTGGTCACGCGCAGCGAGTGA